From a single Chlorocebus sabaeus isolate Y175 chromosome X, mChlSab1.0.hap1, whole genome shotgun sequence genomic region:
- the ZNF182 gene encoding zinc finger protein 182 isoform X2, which produces MHISAFSQEEQEMAKPQGLVTFEDVAVDFTQEEWQYLNLPQRTLYRDVMLETYSNLVFVGQQVTKPNLILKLEVEECPAEGKIPFWNFPEVCQVDEQIERQHQDDQDKCLLMQVGFSDKKTITTKSDRDCHEFGNILHLSTNLVASIQRPDKHESFGNNMVDNLDLFSRRSAENKYDNGCVKLFFHTEYEKTNPGVKPYGYKECGKGLRRKKGLSLHQRIKNGEKPFECTACRKTFSKKSHLIVHWRTHTGEKPFGCTECGKAFSQKSQLIIHLRTHTGERPFECPECGKAFREKSTVIIHYRTHTGEKPYECNECGKAFTQKSNLIVHQKTHTGEKTYECTKCGESFIQKLDLIIHHSTHTGKKPHECNECKKTFSDKSTLIIHQRTHTGEKPHKCTECGKSFNEKSTLIVHQRTHTGEKPYECDVCGKTFTQKSNLGVHQRTHSGEKPFECNECEKAFSQKSYLMLHQRGHTGEKPYECNECEKAFSQKSYLIIHQRTHTEEKPYKCNECGKAFREKSKLIIHQRIHTGEKPYECPVCWKAFSQKSQLIIHQRTHTGEKPYACAECGKAFREKSTFTVHQRTHTGEKPYKCTECGKAFTQKSNLIVHQRTHTGKKAHGRGHTRKSKFMAH; this is translated from the exons GGGCTAGTGACATTTGAAGATGTGGCTGTGGATTTCACCCAGGAGGAGTGGCAGTACCTGAACCTGCCACAGAGGACCCTGTACAGAGACGTGATGCTGGAGACCTACAGCAACTTGGTCTTTGTGG GGCAGCAGGTTACCAAACCAAACCTCATCCTCAAGTTGGAGGTAGAAGAATGCCCGGCAGAAGGAAAAATCCCATTTTGGAACTTTCCAG AAGTCTGTCAAGTTGATGAACAGATTGAGAGGCAACATCAGGATGACCAAGATAAATGTCTGCTGATGCAAGTTGGATTTTCTGACAAGAAAACAATTACTACCAAGAGTGATCGTGACTGTCATGAGTTTGGAAACATACTTCATTTGAGTACAAACCTTGTTGCTTCAATACAAAGACCCGATAAACACGAATCATTTGGAAATAATATGGTAGATAATTTAGACTTATTTAGTAGACGTTCtgcagaaaataaatatgataatgGATGTGTGAAATTATTCTTCCATACTGAGTATGAGAAAACAAATCCTGGAGTGAAGCCCTATGGCTATAAAGAGTGTGGGAAAGGTCTTAGGCGAAAGAAAGGCCTTAGTCTACATCAGAGaattaaaaatggagagaaacCCTTTGAATGTACTGCATGTAGGAAAACCTTCAGCAAGAAGTCACACCTCATTGTACATTGGAGaactcatacaggagagaaacctttTGGATGTACcgaatgtggaaaagcctttagCCAAAAATCTCAGCTCATTATACACTTGCGAACTCATACAGGAGAGAGACCCTTTGAGTGTCctgaatgtggaaaagccttcagaGAAAAGTCAACTGTCATCATACATTACAGGactcacacaggagagaaaccttatgaatgtaatgaatgtggaaaagccttcacTCAGAAGTCCAATCTCATTGTCCATCAGAAAACCCACACTGGAGAGAAAACCTATGAATGCACTAAATGTGGAGAATCTTTCATACAGAAGCTTGATCTAATTATACATCATAGTACCCATACAGGAAAGAAACCCCATGAATGTAATGAGTGTAAGAAAACTTTCAGTGATAAGTCAACTCTCATTATACACCAGAGAACTCATACGGGAGAGAAACCTCATAAATGTACTGAATGTGGGAAGTCTTTCAATGAGAAGTCAACCCTCATTGTGCATCAAAGaactcatacaggagagaaaccctatgaatgtgatGTGTGTGGGAAAACCTTCACGCAAAAGTCAAACCTTGGTGTACATCAGAGAACTCATTCAGGAGAGAAACCCtttgaatgtaatgaatgtgaGAAAGCCTTCTCTCAGAAGTCCTACCTCATGCTACATCAGAGAGgtcatacaggagagaaaccttatgaGTGCAATGAATGTgaaaaagcattttcacagaaatcaTATCTCATTATACATCAAAGAACTCATACAGaagaaaaaccctataaatgtaatgaatgtggcaaagccttcagAGAAAAGTCAAAGCTCATTATACATCAGAGAAtccatacaggagagaaaccctatgaatgtcctGTGTGTTGGAAAGCTTTTAGCCAGAAGTCACAGCTCATAATACATCAGAGAAcgcacacaggagagaaaccctatgcaTGCGCTGAGTGTGGCAAAGCCTTCCGAGAAAAGTCAACATTCACTGTACATCAAagaactcatactggagagaaaccctataaatgtacggaatgtgggaaagcctttaccCAAAAATCAAACCTTATTGTACATCAACGAACCCATACAGGAAAGAAAGCCCATGGAAGAGGCCACACTCGGAAGTCAAAGTTCATGGCACATTAG
- the ZNF182 gene encoding zinc finger protein 182 isoform X1 — MIPASASGEASGSFYSWQKAKREQGLVTFEDVAVDFTQEEWQYLNLPQRTLYRDVMLETYSNLVFVGQQVTKPNLILKLEVEECPAEGKIPFWNFPEVCQVDEQIERQHQDDQDKCLLMQVGFSDKKTITTKSDRDCHEFGNILHLSTNLVASIQRPDKHESFGNNMVDNLDLFSRRSAENKYDNGCVKLFFHTEYEKTNPGVKPYGYKECGKGLRRKKGLSLHQRIKNGEKPFECTACRKTFSKKSHLIVHWRTHTGEKPFGCTECGKAFSQKSQLIIHLRTHTGERPFECPECGKAFREKSTVIIHYRTHTGEKPYECNECGKAFTQKSNLIVHQKTHTGEKTYECTKCGESFIQKLDLIIHHSTHTGKKPHECNECKKTFSDKSTLIIHQRTHTGEKPHKCTECGKSFNEKSTLIVHQRTHTGEKPYECDVCGKTFTQKSNLGVHQRTHSGEKPFECNECEKAFSQKSYLMLHQRGHTGEKPYECNECEKAFSQKSYLIIHQRTHTEEKPYKCNECGKAFREKSKLIIHQRIHTGEKPYECPVCWKAFSQKSQLIIHQRTHTGEKPYACAECGKAFREKSTFTVHQRTHTGEKPYKCTECGKAFTQKSNLIVHQRTHTGKKAHGRGHTRKSKFMAH; from the exons atgataccagcatctgcatctggtgaggcctcaggaagcttctactcatggcagaaggcaaagagggaacag GGGCTAGTGACATTTGAAGATGTGGCTGTGGATTTCACCCAGGAGGAGTGGCAGTACCTGAACCTGCCACAGAGGACCCTGTACAGAGACGTGATGCTGGAGACCTACAGCAACTTGGTCTTTGTGG GGCAGCAGGTTACCAAACCAAACCTCATCCTCAAGTTGGAGGTAGAAGAATGCCCGGCAGAAGGAAAAATCCCATTTTGGAACTTTCCAG AAGTCTGTCAAGTTGATGAACAGATTGAGAGGCAACATCAGGATGACCAAGATAAATGTCTGCTGATGCAAGTTGGATTTTCTGACAAGAAAACAATTACTACCAAGAGTGATCGTGACTGTCATGAGTTTGGAAACATACTTCATTTGAGTACAAACCTTGTTGCTTCAATACAAAGACCCGATAAACACGAATCATTTGGAAATAATATGGTAGATAATTTAGACTTATTTAGTAGACGTTCtgcagaaaataaatatgataatgGATGTGTGAAATTATTCTTCCATACTGAGTATGAGAAAACAAATCCTGGAGTGAAGCCCTATGGCTATAAAGAGTGTGGGAAAGGTCTTAGGCGAAAGAAAGGCCTTAGTCTACATCAGAGaattaaaaatggagagaaacCCTTTGAATGTACTGCATGTAGGAAAACCTTCAGCAAGAAGTCACACCTCATTGTACATTGGAGaactcatacaggagagaaacctttTGGATGTACcgaatgtggaaaagcctttagCCAAAAATCTCAGCTCATTATACACTTGCGAACTCATACAGGAGAGAGACCCTTTGAGTGTCctgaatgtggaaaagccttcagaGAAAAGTCAACTGTCATCATACATTACAGGactcacacaggagagaaaccttatgaatgtaatgaatgtggaaaagccttcacTCAGAAGTCCAATCTCATTGTCCATCAGAAAACCCACACTGGAGAGAAAACCTATGAATGCACTAAATGTGGAGAATCTTTCATACAGAAGCTTGATCTAATTATACATCATAGTACCCATACAGGAAAGAAACCCCATGAATGTAATGAGTGTAAGAAAACTTTCAGTGATAAGTCAACTCTCATTATACACCAGAGAACTCATACGGGAGAGAAACCTCATAAATGTACTGAATGTGGGAAGTCTTTCAATGAGAAGTCAACCCTCATTGTGCATCAAAGaactcatacaggagagaaaccctatgaatgtgatGTGTGTGGGAAAACCTTCACGCAAAAGTCAAACCTTGGTGTACATCAGAGAACTCATTCAGGAGAGAAACCCtttgaatgtaatgaatgtgaGAAAGCCTTCTCTCAGAAGTCCTACCTCATGCTACATCAGAGAGgtcatacaggagagaaaccttatgaGTGCAATGAATGTgaaaaagcattttcacagaaatcaTATCTCATTATACATCAAAGAACTCATACAGaagaaaaaccctataaatgtaatgaatgtggcaaagccttcagAGAAAAGTCAAAGCTCATTATACATCAGAGAAtccatacaggagagaaaccctatgaatgtcctGTGTGTTGGAAAGCTTTTAGCCAGAAGTCACAGCTCATAATACATCAGAGAAcgcacacaggagagaaaccctatgcaTGCGCTGAGTGTGGCAAAGCCTTCCGAGAAAAGTCAACATTCACTGTACATCAAagaactcatactggagagaaaccctataaatgtacggaatgtgggaaagcctttaccCAAAAATCAAACCTTATTGTACATCAACGAACCCATACAGGAAAGAAAGCCCATGGAAGAGGCCACACTCGGAAGTCAAAGTTCATGGCACATTAG